Proteins encoded together in one Mus pahari chromosome 9, PAHARI_EIJ_v1.1, whole genome shotgun sequence window:
- the Pttg1ip gene encoding pituitary tumor-transforming gene 1 protein-interacting protein, translating to MAPANLGLTPHWVMLLGAVLLLLLPGASAQEPPRVGCSEYTNRSCEECLRNVSCLWCNENKACLDYPVRKILPPASLCKLSSARWGVCWVNFEALIITMSVLGGSVLLGITVCCCYCCRRKKSRKPDKSDERAMREQEERRVRQEERRAEMKSRHDEIRKKYGLFKEQNPYEKF from the exons ATGGCGCCTGCTAACCTTGGGCTGACGCCGCACTGGGTGATGCTCCTCGGTGCGGTGCTGCTGTTGCTTCTGCCCGGAGCCTCCGCGCAGGAACCTCCGCGAGTGG GTTGCTCTGAGTACACCAACAGATCCTGTGAAGAGTGCCTCAGGAATGTCTCG TGTCTGTGGTGCAACGAGAACAAGGCGTGCCTGGACTACCCAGTGAGGAAAATCTTGCCCCCTGCTTCTCTTTGTAAATTGAGTTCCGCTCGCTGGGGCGTATGCTGGG TGAACTTCGAGGCCTTGATCATCACCATGTCGGTGCTTGGGGGCTCTGTGCTCCTGGGCATCACTGtgtgctgctgctactgctgccgCCGAAAGAAGAGCCGGAAGCCAGACAAGAGCGATGAGCGGGCCatgagagagcaggaggagaggagagtgcgGCAGGAGGAGAG gagaGCGGAAATGAAGTCAAGACATGATGAAATCAGGAAAAAATATG gtCTGTTTAAAGAACAAAACCCGTATGAGAAGTTCTAA